In Leptotrichia buccalis C-1013-b, the genomic window GTCTCCGGCTTCTACAAGCGGGAGATGAATTGCTTTTTTTTTGTAAAAAAAAATTGAAAAAAGGATATATTTATGATATAATTTATTCAGTGAAATAATATAGAAGTAGGTAATAATAATGTCATATAATAGTAATTATCATTCAGTATTTGATATAAATTATCATATGATTTTTTGTATAAAATATCGAAGAGAAGTCATTAATGATGAAATTTCTAATAGATTGAAAGAGATTTTTGAAAAAATATGTCCGAAGTATAACATTGTTCTTAAAGAATGGGAACATGATGTTGATCATATTCATATGTTGATTAATGCTATGCCTAATACTGAACTTTCTAAGTTTGTAAATACTTACAAAAGTGCTTCCAGCAGGTTGATAAAAAAAGAATTTCCTGAAATAAGGAGAAGATTGTGGAAAGAATATTTTTGGAGTAGAAGTTACTTAGTTGTAAGTGTTGGAGGTGCACCGTTAGAGATAATTAAAAAATATATTCAAAATCAAAAGGAGGTGTAATTTTATGAAATATAATTTAGCATTCAAATACAGAATTTATCCAAATAAGGAGCAAGAATTATTGATAAACAAGACTTTTGGATGTGTTCGTTTTGTTTACAATACAATTTTGTACACTGCGAATAAAATTTATGAAGAAACTGGAAAAAATAAAATAATTACACCTACCAGTTTGAAAAGTGAAAACCAATTTTTGAAAGAAGTAGACAGTCTGGCACTTTCAAATGCTCAATTGAATGTAAAACGATCGTTTACGAATTTCTTTCAGAAGAGAGCGAAGTTTCCGAGGTTCAAATCTAAAAAGACTAGTGTTAAAAGTTATACGACAAATTGTGTGAATAATTCAATACGAATTGAGGAAAACAAATATTTGGTTTTGCCAAAATTGAAAAAAGTCAAATTAAAATATCATAGAGAAATACCGAAGGATTACAAGATAAAGTCAGTAACATTGACAAACAGTAATGGAAATTACTATGTTTCTGTCTTGACGGAATTTGAAAAAGAAATTCAAAAAATGCCAAGTAATGATAAAGTAATTGGACTTGATTTTTCAATGTCTGAATTATTTGTCAGTTCTGAAAACCAAAGGGCTGATTATCCAAAATATTTTAGGATGTTAGAAGAAAAATTAAAGAAATTACAGAAATCATTGTCAAGGAAAGTAAAATTTTCTAAAAATTGGTATAAGCAAAAAGCGAAAATATCAAAATTACATGAGTATATCAAAAATTGTCGAAGAGATTTTTTGCATAAATTATCGAAAAAATTGTCCAAAGAACATAATGCTGTGATTGTCGAGGATTTGAATATGAAAGGGATGAGCCAGGCATTAAATTTTGGGAAAAGTGTAGGAGATAATGGATGGGGAATGTTTTTGAGGATGCTTGAGTATAAGTTGATGTTTTTAGGAAAGCAATTTTTAAAAATAGATAAGTGGTTTCCGTCGTCGAAAACTTGTAGTAAATGTGGAAATGTTAAAGAGGAACTGAAATTATCAGAAAGAAGCTATAAATGTGAGTGCTGTGGAATTGAGATTGATAGAGATTACAATGCGGCACTGAATATAAAAAACATTGGAAAAGAGATGTTGAAATATTAGGAAATAGAAAGACAGGGTAGGAACTGCCCGAAGAGCTTGGTAAATATATTTGGCTAACAAAAGAAGATACTTCCCAAGAAGCTTCCGCTTCTAAAAGCGAGAGTAGTTCACTCTTTATAGTTTAAGACTATTAAAAAATGAGTATTAACTTATTTTCAAATAGTCTTTTTTTTTAGAAAAGATATGGAAAAAATAAGAATAATATTGTATAATGTACAAAATAAATAATTAGGTGGTAGCGAAAATGTTAAATAAGAAAATGATAATATTTTTTCTTTCTTTTTTTCTTTTTGTGGTAAGTTGCAATAAAAAAGAAAATGAATCCAAAAAGAAAAATTCTGAAAATTTACAGAATAAAACCACACAGGAGAATATTTTTTCAAACAATTCAATCGAAAAAATAATTGAAACTTTTTCAAAAAAATCTAAAGAAAATAGAGTAAGTATTGGAAATTTTGAAAAATTGGCTTATGAAAATAAAAACTATTATTACGCCAGAATAAATTCAAAAAGTGACGCCATTTATGCACTTGATTACAGTGGAATAAGTGCTACGAGCATATTTTTGAAGGTTGGAAAAGTAGACGGGGCAAATTTAGGAATAATAGAAAATATGGTTGTGAATTTGATACAGGTATCTGATGAAAACATTAAGGATTCTGAAGCCAGAGTAATTTATGCGAAAATTTTATCCAATCTGGGTGAAAAAGAATTATCAGGATTGTTGACATATACAAATAAGATAACTTATGGCGTGAGAATAGATCCCTTAACAAGTGAATTTATATTCTTTGCCAAAGAATCTGAAAATGAAAGTAATGTAACAAGTATTCAGCAATTTAAAGTGAGTAAAGATAAAAAAGAAAATTTAGAAATATTAGCAAATTTAAAAAAAAATAAAAAATAAATTACGATATCAGGAGGAAAAATGAATTTAGAAGCATTATTCGGACTTTTACAAGGACAGGATTTAGGTAAATTAACAGAACAAATAGGAGGAAGCAGCACACAAGTAAAAAATGGAGTATCGGCAGCTTTACCTGCAATATTGGCAGCAGTCAATAAAAATGCAAATAACAGTGAAAAAGCGGAAGGATTGAACAATGCGTTAAATCAGCATGACGGTTCAGTATTAAATAATCTTGGAAGTTATTTGCAAAATCCTGATTTAAAGGATGGAGCAGGCATTTTAGGGCATTTATTTGGAAATAATACGCAAAATGTAGCAAATGCCGTTTCCCAATCAAGTGGACTTGATACCCAAGGTAGCATGAAAATATTAGAAACTTTAGCTCCACTTGTATTAGGTGCATTGGGACAGCAAAAAAAGGAAAATAATCTAGATGCACAAGGAATTGGAAATTTGACATCAAACCTTGCATCAAACTTTACTGGAGCAGGTGGAATTATAAGTACAGTTACAAATATGCTAGATGCAAATAAAGATGGAAATGTCGTAGATGATGTAATGGGATTAGTTGGGAAATTTTTGGGCGGTAAAAAATAAAATATTGTAAAATAATATATTTAATTAGGCAAAGGGACTATTTTATTTTTAAAGTTATCTCATCAAAGCCTAATTTTTTTATATTTATTAAAACAAAAAACTTATATTTTAATTATTTTGAAATACTAGGTTTTTATCCTTTGTTGGAAAAATTTGTAATAAATTCGTTATTTTAATGGGAAATAGTATAAGTTAAATATTTAAAGATAGAAGTAAAGGATGGTGTGAGATGAAATTTTTAATAATTGGATTAGGTGGGGGAATTGGAGCGATTCTTCGATATTTGATTAGTGTTGTGCCTTTGAAAGTGAGTTTTCCTGTACAGACTTTTGTTACGAATATTTTGGGAGCAATTTTGATTGGGGTTGTTGTTGAGATGGTGGCTGGCAAGGAGATTTCAGAGAATTGGAATTTGTTTTTGAAAGTGGGGATTTGTGGTGGATTTACTACATTTTCTACATTTTCGCTGGAAACGTATAATTTGATTGAGAAGGGAAATACTGGGATTGCTTTGGGGTATGCAATTTTAAGTGTTGTGTTGTCAGTTATTGGGGTTTTTGTGGGAAGAGGAATTGTTAAGATGATTTAAAAAACTGGAGGAAATATGAATAGAGAACATTCAATAGAAAATACGAAAAAATATGCGATACTGGAGGTTATGTTCTTTAACGGGTATTCAGTTGGGATGCAGAGTTTTGTACTTTTGAGTTTGGCGATTTATTTTAATATGAGTTCTTTTTTTATATCAATTGTATCATCTCTGCCAACTGCAGGATATTTGTTGCAAATATTTACTAAGCGGGTAAATATCTTGCTTGGAAGCAGGAAAAAGACGATGGTGATAGCGGCGACTGTTTCAAGGCTGGTTATTTGTGTTATGCCTTTTGCTGTTTTTTTTGATATAAGAAGGCAAGAAGTGTATTTTGCAGTAATGTTTATTTATGCTCTTGTTTCACCTTTTTCAAATAATGTCTGGACGGCTGTAATGACTAAGATTGTTGATAAAAAGGAAAGAGGGAAGTATTTTGGGAAACGTAATTTGTTTTCATCGTTGTCCACTGTAGTTTACACTTTGTTTTACGGATATGTTTTATCAATGCCAGACAGGAAAAATGCAATGCTTATCTTGACAATAGCAATGTCGCTTTCGGCAATAGGCTCGGCGATATTTATGTGTCTTCATTATGTACCTGATTCAGAAAGTGATATGAAAAAAGTGAGCATAAAGACGGCATTTAAAAATAAAAATTTTGTCATTTATTTAAAATTTGCTTCTGTATGGCTGTTTACATGGGAATTTCTAAAGCCAATGACAGAATATTACAGAATAAAAGTGCTTGGTGTAAATACAATGTTCATTTCCCAAATGGGAGTTCTAACAGCGATATTGTCAAGCATACTTTATCTAGTTTATGGAAAATTGTCTGATAAATATGGAAACAAGACAATGTTAAGAATGGGGATATTTTTTACAACATATTATGTGCTTACTTATTTTTCAATGACTCAGGACAATAAAATGTCAATGCTTTTTGCAGCCGCAGTAATTGATGCGATAGGATTTACAGCGATAACATTAAG contains:
- the tnpA gene encoding IS200/IS605 family transposase, with amino-acid sequence MSYNSNYHSVFDINYHMIFCIKYRREVINDEISNRLKEIFEKICPKYNIVLKEWEHDVDHIHMLINAMPNTELSKFVNTYKSASSRLIKKEFPEIRRRLWKEYFWSRSYLVVSVGGAPLEIIKKYIQNQKEV
- a CDS encoding RNA-guided endonuclease TnpB family protein; amino-acid sequence: MKYNLAFKYRIYPNKEQELLINKTFGCVRFVYNTILYTANKIYEETGKNKIITPTSLKSENQFLKEVDSLALSNAQLNVKRSFTNFFQKRAKFPRFKSKKTSVKSYTTNCVNNSIRIEENKYLVLPKLKKVKLKYHREIPKDYKIKSVTLTNSNGNYYVSVLTEFEKEIQKMPSNDKVIGLDFSMSELFVSSENQRADYPKYFRMLEEKLKKLQKSLSRKVKFSKNWYKQKAKISKLHEYIKNCRRDFLHKLSKKLSKEHNAVIVEDLNMKGMSQALNFGKSVGDNGWGMFLRMLEYKLMFLGKQFLKIDKWFPSSKTCSKCGNVKEELKLSERSYKCECCGIEIDRDYNAALNIKNIGKEMLKY
- a CDS encoding DUF937 domain-containing protein; this translates as MNLEALFGLLQGQDLGKLTEQIGGSSTQVKNGVSAALPAILAAVNKNANNSEKAEGLNNALNQHDGSVLNNLGSYLQNPDLKDGAGILGHLFGNNTQNVANAVSQSSGLDTQGSMKILETLAPLVLGALGQQKKENNLDAQGIGNLTSNLASNFTGAGGIISTVTNMLDANKDGNVVDDVMGLVGKFLGGKK
- the crcB gene encoding fluoride efflux transporter CrcB; protein product: MKFLIIGLGGGIGAILRYLISVVPLKVSFPVQTFVTNILGAILIGVVVEMVAGKEISENWNLFLKVGICGGFTTFSTFSLETYNLIEKGNTGIALGYAILSVVLSVIGVFVGRGIVKMI
- a CDS encoding MFS transporter, with amino-acid sequence MNREHSIENTKKYAILEVMFFNGYSVGMQSFVLLSLAIYFNMSSFFISIVSSLPTAGYLLQIFTKRVNILLGSRKKTMVIAATVSRLVICVMPFAVFFDIRRQEVYFAVMFIYALVSPFSNNVWTAVMTKIVDKKERGKYFGKRNLFSSLSTVVYTLFYGYVLSMPDRKNAMLILTIAMSLSAIGSAIFMCLHYVPDSESDMKKVSIKTAFKNKNFVIYLKFASVWLFTWEFLKPMTEYYRIKVLGVNTMFISQMGVLTAILSSILYLVYGKLSDKYGNKTMLRMGIFFTTYYVLTYFSMTQDNKMSMLFAAAVIDAIGFTAITLSLLNLMMEVSGEPADAYVGAYAMVSGLSAILAGLFGGILGKFINNGVIYIFGEQFYTIRFAFVIGFILRLFSLLELTRVYSFEKHLCILAEAVE